Proteins from a single region of Abyssalbus ytuae:
- a CDS encoding DNA-directed RNA polymerase subunit omega yields the protein MSDIRNTEAPVSTVTYNRNEIDVPTDNIYEAISIISKRAIQINTEVKKELIEKLEEFATYTDSLEEIFENKEQIEVSKFYEKLPKPHAIAIQEWLENKIYYRNTEEK from the coding sequence ATGAGCGATATTAGAAACACTGAGGCACCGGTATCCACTGTTACTTATAACAGAAATGAGATTGATGTGCCAACTGATAATATTTATGAAGCGATTTCAATAATTTCAAAAAGAGCGATTCAAATTAACACTGAAGTTAAAAAAGAGTTAATCGAAAAGCTTGAAGAGTTTGCCACATATACTGACAGTCTGGAAGAGATTTTTGAAAATAAAGAACAAATAGAAGTTTCTAAGTTTTATGAAAAACTTCCTAAACCACATGCCATTGCAATTCAGGAATGGTTAGAAAATAAAATTTATTACAGGAATACAGAAGAAAAATAA
- the dapA gene encoding 4-hydroxy-tetrahydrodipicolinate synthase — MTKFIGTGVALVTPFKDDLSIDLNALEKLVNYVIEGGVEYIVVLGTTAETATLTKSEKEIVKQTIIKINKNRVPLVIGIGGNNTAEIVSELKSTNLDGFDAILSVSPYYNKPSQEGIYQHYKAIAAATTKPVIIYNVPGRTASNILPQTILRLAKDVDNIIGVKEAAGDMVQAMRILKDKPKDFLVISGDDMLTLPITLAGGSGVISVIGQGFPKEFSGMVRAALTGNIDEAANSHYQLMNMIDFIFEEGNPVGIKAVLEQYGMCRSNVRLPLINASNGLKQKINSFISVLQET, encoded by the coding sequence ATGACTAAGTTTATAGGAACAGGTGTGGCATTGGTAACACCTTTTAAAGATGATTTAAGCATTGATTTAAATGCTTTGGAAAAATTGGTAAATTATGTAATTGAAGGTGGAGTAGAGTATATAGTTGTTTTAGGGACTACAGCTGAAACAGCAACACTAACTAAAAGTGAAAAGGAAATTGTAAAACAAACAATTATAAAAATAAACAAGAACAGGGTTCCCCTGGTAATAGGAATTGGAGGGAATAATACTGCGGAAATAGTTAGCGAATTAAAATCGACCAATTTAGATGGTTTTGATGCTATTTTATCGGTGTCACCTTACTATAACAAACCAAGTCAGGAAGGTATATATCAGCATTATAAAGCCATAGCTGCAGCAACCACAAAACCTGTTATTATATACAATGTTCCAGGCAGAACAGCCTCTAATATTTTACCACAAACCATATTAAGACTAGCAAAAGATGTAGATAATATAATTGGGGTTAAAGAGGCTGCCGGTGACATGGTGCAGGCAATGCGGATTCTTAAAGACAAGCCCAAAGATTTTCTTGTTATCTCCGGTGATGATATGCTAACTCTTCCAATCACACTTGCAGGTGGTTCGGGAGTTATATCGGTAATAGGGCAAGGTTTTCCAAAGGAATTTTCAGGAATGGTAAGGGCTGCATTAACCGGTAATATTGATGAAGCTGCAAATTCTCACTACCAGTTAATGAACATGATTGATTTTATTTTTGAAGAAGGGAATCCTGTTGGTATTAAAGCAGTTTTAGAACAATACGGTATGTGCAGAAGTAATGTAAGGCTTCCTTTAATTAACGCCAGTAACGGGTTAAAACAAAAGATAAATAGTTTTATATCAGTTTTACAAGAAACTTAA
- a CDS encoding outer membrane protein assembly factor BamD: protein MIRFSILVTVLLLAFSCSEYQKALKSEDIKVKYELAEKLYNEGNYKKAVRLFEQIATQYAGKPQGERIYYFMADSYYNIEDYYLSAYQFERFAKSYPRSEKVEEALFYNAKSQYKLSPKYSIDQAETNTALEKLQVFINKYPESEHMEEANKMTLELRTKLEKKAFEIAKQYNRIKDYKAAIKSWELFLSEYPGSVYREDALFQKMLASYNLAMNSIYNRQEERLNDTKSVYNTLKRFYSQSKYLREADKMLEDINNELEKFSKQS, encoded by the coding sequence ATGATAAGATTTTCAATATTAGTTACTGTCCTTCTTCTCGCATTTTCATGTAGTGAATATCAAAAAGCCTTAAAGTCGGAAGACATTAAAGTAAAATATGAACTTGCAGAAAAACTTTATAATGAAGGTAATTATAAAAAGGCAGTGCGGTTATTTGAGCAAATAGCAACTCAATATGCAGGTAAACCTCAAGGAGAAAGGATTTATTATTTTATGGCAGACAGCTATTATAATATTGAAGATTATTATTTGTCCGCTTATCAGTTTGAAAGATTTGCCAAGTCATATCCCAGAAGTGAAAAAGTAGAAGAAGCACTCTTTTATAATGCAAAAAGTCAATATAAACTTTCCCCAAAATATAGTATAGACCAGGCAGAGACTAATACTGCTTTGGAAAAACTACAGGTTTTTATCAATAAATATCCTGAGTCGGAACATATGGAAGAAGCAAATAAAATGACTTTGGAATTACGTACCAAACTCGAGAAAAAAGCTTTTGAAATAGCAAAACAATACAACAGGATAAAAGATTATAAAGCAGCTATAAAATCCTGGGAATTATTTTTATCAGAATACCCCGGTTCTGTATACAGGGAAGATGCTCTTTTTCAAAAAATGCTGGCATCATACAATTTGGCAATGAACAGTATTTATAACAGGCAGGAAGAAAGGCTAAATGACACTAAATCAGTATACAACACTCTAAAAAGATTTTACAGTCAGTCAAAATATTTAAGAGAAGCTGATAAAATGCTGGAAGATATAAATAACGAACTAGAAAAATTTAGTAAACAATCATAA
- a CDS encoding DUF6913 domain-containing protein: MILKTIKEKTLNTIIKKKLREKGNESYLHWSNPPCALFLVNYEILKDIKQIYSLAEGLNIEEEEFKIIGYVEKINKAEYYPIPVFSENSVLVNGHINNFKVNHYLTKHYDLVINYYEKNILPLRLINSLAKTNFRVGLGHKNTEFNDLTITGTSENNDFEYFKKELIKYLTILNKK, from the coding sequence ATGATTTTAAAGACAATAAAAGAAAAAACACTTAATACTATTATTAAAAAAAAATTAAGGGAAAAGGGGAATGAATCTTATCTACACTGGAGTAACCCCCCTTGTGCTTTATTTTTAGTTAATTATGAAATTCTTAAGGATATTAAGCAAATATATAGTTTGGCTGAGGGCTTAAATATAGAAGAAGAGGAATTTAAGATCATTGGATATGTAGAAAAGATAAATAAAGCTGAATATTATCCAATCCCTGTTTTTTCAGAAAATTCCGTGTTAGTGAACGGTCATATAAATAATTTTAAGGTTAATCATTACCTGACAAAACACTATGATCTGGTAATTAATTATTATGAAAAAAATATTTTGCCACTAAGGTTAATTAATTCATTGGCCAAAACAAATTTCAGGGTTGGGCTTGGGCACAAGAATACTGAATTTAATGATTTAACGATTACGGGAACTTCTGAAAATAATGATTTTGAATATTTTAAAAAAGAATTGATAAAATACTTGACTATTCTAAACAAAAAATAA